The following coding sequences lie in one Stigmatopora argus isolate UIUO_Sarg chromosome 5, RoL_Sarg_1.0, whole genome shotgun sequence genomic window:
- the LOC144074685 gene encoding leukocyte surface antigen CD53-like isoform X2: MQGVCDSIAKMDRSCINCLKNLIVFLNFLCWLCGAFVVAFGVFQVIHSKFESLVPTFWPIYPANTLVVTGTIVTCVCYLGVLGAMKENRCLLITFFTLLFILMLVELAIACVFLVYGRLIDTFFEKDLSQSLQIYLLSGHGENQIIKDDFDAVQHLFRCCGVNGEKDWLGKVPISCCVQDPCNSLNHSNWQEGCHLKLRNWFAGNYRSTGAGVVTLFIIQFACLCFNIPLFCHFCRNGLGYS, from the exons ATGCAAGGCGTTTGTGATTCCATAGCAAAAATGGATCGCTCCTGTATAAATTGTTTGAAAAACCTGATAGTATTTCTTAACTTCCTGTGCTGG TTATGTGGTGCGTTCGTGGTTGCCTTTGGGGTATTTCAGGTCATACACTCAAAGTTTGAGTCTCTGGTCCCAACTTTCTGGCCCATCTACCCTGCCAACACCTTGGTGGTCACTGGTACAATTGTTACCTGCGTCTGTTATCTGGGTGTTCTCGGAGCAATGAAGGAGAATCGCTGCCTTCTTATTACT TTTTTCACCCTTCTCTTCATCCTGATGTTGGTAGAGTTGGCCATTGCCTGTGTGTTCCTGGTTTATGGCAGACTG ATTGACACATTTTTTGAGAAAGACCTGAGTCAAAGTTTGCAGATCTACCTATTGTCCGGTCATGGAGAGAACCAGATCATTAAAGATGATTTTGATGCCGTCCAGCACCTG TTTAGGTGTTGTGGAGTAAATGGCGAGAAAGACTGGTTGGGTAAAGTTCCTATCTCCTGTTGTGTCCAGGATCCCTGCAACTCTCTCAACCACAGCAACTGGCAAGAG GGCTGTCACTTGAAACTGAGAAACTGGTTTGCTGGGAATTATCGGAGCACCGGGGCAGGCGTTGTCACGCTCTTCATCATCCAG tttgctTGTCTATGCTTCAACATCCCCCTGTTTTGCCACTTTTGTCGAAATGGACTGGGCTACTCATGA
- the LOC144074685 gene encoding leukocyte surface antigen CD53-like isoform X1, with product MQGVCDSIAKMDRSCINCLKNLIVFLNFLCWVSTKNGKFFSNRLNLKPKWGNHNNNMSCFPSLFQLCGAFVVAFGVFQVIHSKFESLVPTFWPIYPANTLVVTGTIVTCVCYLGVLGAMKENRCLLITFFTLLFILMLVELAIACVFLVYGRLIDTFFEKDLSQSLQIYLLSGHGENQIIKDDFDAVQHLFRCCGVNGEKDWLGKVPISCCVQDPCNSLNHSNWQEGCHLKLRNWFAGNYRSTGAGVVTLFIIQFACLCFNIPLFCHFCRNGLGYS from the exons ATGCAAGGCGTTTGTGATTCCATAGCAAAAATGGATCGCTCCTGTATAAATTGTTTGAAAAACCTGATAGTATTTCTTAACTTCCTGTGCTGGGTGAGTACTAAAAATGGCAAATTCTTCTCTAATAGACTGAATTTGaaaccaaaatggggtaatcaCAATAATAACATGTCTTGTTTTCCGTCTTTGTTTCAGTTATGTGGTGCGTTCGTGGTTGCCTTTGGGGTATTTCAGGTCATACACTCAAAGTTTGAGTCTCTGGTCCCAACTTTCTGGCCCATCTACCCTGCCAACACCTTGGTGGTCACTGGTACAATTGTTACCTGCGTCTGTTATCTGGGTGTTCTCGGAGCAATGAAGGAGAATCGCTGCCTTCTTATTACT TTTTTCACCCTTCTCTTCATCCTGATGTTGGTAGAGTTGGCCATTGCCTGTGTGTTCCTGGTTTATGGCAGACTG ATTGACACATTTTTTGAGAAAGACCTGAGTCAAAGTTTGCAGATCTACCTATTGTCCGGTCATGGAGAGAACCAGATCATTAAAGATGATTTTGATGCCGTCCAGCACCTG TTTAGGTGTTGTGGAGTAAATGGCGAGAAAGACTGGTTGGGTAAAGTTCCTATCTCCTGTTGTGTCCAGGATCCCTGCAACTCTCTCAACCACAGCAACTGGCAAGAG GGCTGTCACTTGAAACTGAGAAACTGGTTTGCTGGGAATTATCGGAGCACCGGGGCAGGCGTTGTCACGCTCTTCATCATCCAG tttgctTGTCTATGCTTCAACATCCCCCTGTTTTGCCACTTTTGTCGAAATGGACTGGGCTACTCATGA